The following proteins come from a genomic window of Kitasatospora sp. NBC_01246:
- a CDS encoding MarR family winged helix-turn-helix transcriptional regulator, translated as MVLGEIPTTRVSARLQQSPGHLIRVAQQVHTRLWSEHVGADLTAPQFAVLLVLALEPGADQRTVGERASLDKATMAEMVARLVRRGLVLRRRDPADGRRKLLALSQSGAQAVREATGGVVRVQRTLFEPLAAEEQLEIVRVMAKIARLEPAAVAVLTDARPMLDAQRAIGYLIRVSQQVHTKLWSEHVGSELTAPQYAVLDALELEPGADQRTVGELASLDKATMAEMVSRLVRRGLVQRRRDPSDGRRNLLSLSPAGQDLLHRSAAGVAEVQRLLLGPLDEDEHEPAMALIAKAARL; from the coding sequence ATGGTGCTGGGGGAGATCCCGACGACCCGCGTGTCCGCGCGACTGCAGCAGTCGCCCGGGCACCTGATCCGCGTTGCACAGCAGGTACACACCCGTCTGTGGTCCGAACACGTCGGAGCCGATCTCACGGCTCCGCAGTTCGCCGTTCTGCTGGTCCTCGCCCTCGAACCGGGTGCTGACCAGCGGACGGTCGGCGAGCGCGCCTCGCTGGACAAGGCCACGATGGCCGAGATGGTCGCCCGGCTCGTCCGGCGCGGCCTGGTGTTGCGACGCCGCGATCCGGCCGACGGCCGGCGCAAACTGCTCGCTCTCTCGCAGAGCGGCGCACAGGCGGTGCGCGAGGCCACCGGCGGAGTGGTCCGTGTGCAGCGCACGCTCTTCGAGCCGCTCGCGGCCGAGGAGCAGCTGGAGATTGTCCGGGTGATGGCCAAGATAGCCAGGCTTGAACCCGCTGCGGTCGCCGTCCTCACCGACGCGCGGCCGATGCTGGACGCCCAGCGGGCGATCGGCTATCTGATCAGGGTGAGCCAGCAGGTGCACACCAAGCTCTGGTCGGAGCACGTCGGTTCGGAGCTGACGGCGCCGCAGTACGCGGTGCTCGACGCCCTCGAACTGGAACCGGGCGCGGACCAGCGCACGGTCGGTGAGCTGGCCTCGCTGGACAAGGCCACGATGGCCGAGATGGTCAGCCGGCTCGTCCGGCGCGGCCTGGTGCAGCGCCGGCGCGACCCTTCGGACGGGCGGCGCAACCTGCTGTCGCTCTCGCCGGCGGGTCAGGACCTGCTGCACCGTTCGGCCGCGGGCGTCGCCGAGGTCCAGCGGCTGCTGCTCGGTCCGCTGGACGAGGACGAGCACGAACCGGCGATGGCGCTGATCGCCAAGGCGGCCAGGCTCTAG
- a CDS encoding DUF6343 family protein, translating into MRATTPRRWRSGTEPSTARSDLKLRYLLSLTFTPLFAVATVAFAIWAANAPAYGAPGRGTLTGFAVACGLLTLFAVVDLVIVIRRRRTEL; encoded by the coding sequence ATGCGAGCCACGACGCCGCGGCGCTGGCGCAGCGGCACCGAACCCAGTACCGCCCGGAGCGACCTCAAACTGCGCTATCTGCTCTCCCTGACCTTCACCCCGCTGTTCGCCGTCGCGACGGTGGCTTTCGCGATATGGGCCGCCAACGCCCCGGCGTACGGCGCGCCCGGCCGGGGCACGCTCACCGGATTCGCGGTGGCCTGCGGGCTCCTCACCCTGTTCGCCGTGGTCGATCTCGTCATCGTCATCCGGCGCCGCCGGACCGAGCTCTGA
- the fabG gene encoding 3-oxoacyl-ACP reductase FabG: MTEQSTAPRVAVVTGAARGLGAATAERLAADGYAVAVLDLEEAAGQDAVDRITAAGGRAIAVGADVSDAGQVQAAVDRIAAELGPPVVLVNNAGVLRDNLIFKMSESDWDTVMNVHLRGAFLMTRAVQKHMVDAGFGRVINLSSSSAQGNRGQANYSAAKAGLQGFTKTLAIELGRFGVTANAVAPGFIATDMTAATAARVGMEFEEFKKAAASQIPVQRVGVPEDVAHTISFLASEGAGFVSGQVIYVAGGPLD; the protein is encoded by the coding sequence ATGACCGAGCAGAGCACCGCCCCCAGGGTCGCCGTCGTCACCGGCGCCGCACGGGGCCTGGGCGCCGCCACCGCCGAGCGGCTGGCGGCCGACGGCTACGCCGTCGCCGTGCTGGACCTGGAGGAGGCGGCCGGCCAGGACGCCGTCGACCGGATCACCGCCGCCGGCGGCCGGGCGATCGCCGTCGGAGCGGACGTCTCGGACGCCGGACAGGTGCAGGCCGCCGTGGACCGGATCGCCGCCGAACTCGGCCCGCCGGTCGTCCTCGTGAACAACGCGGGCGTGCTGCGCGACAACCTGATCTTCAAGATGTCCGAGTCCGACTGGGACACGGTCATGAACGTTCACCTCCGCGGCGCCTTCCTGATGACCCGCGCGGTGCAGAAGCACATGGTGGACGCGGGCTTCGGCCGCGTGATCAACCTGTCCTCCTCCTCGGCCCAGGGCAACCGCGGCCAGGCCAACTACTCCGCCGCGAAGGCCGGTCTGCAGGGCTTCACCAAGACCCTCGCCATCGAACTCGGCCGCTTCGGCGTCACCGCCAACGCGGTCGCCCCCGGATTCATCGCCACCGACATGACGGCGGCCACCGCCGCCCGGGTCGGGATGGAGTTCGAGGAGTTCAAGAAGGCCGCCGCTTCGCAGATCCCGGTCCAGCGGGTCGGTGTGCCCGAGGACGTCGCGCACACCATCTCGTTCCTGGCGAGCGAGGGCGCCGGATTCGTCTCCGGCCAGGTCATCTACGTGGCCGGCGGTCCCCTCGACTGA
- the dxs gene encoding 1-deoxy-D-xylulose-5-phosphate synthase, producing MPLLSGVTSPADLRKIPAADLPLLADEIRAFLIDAVTRTGGHLGPNLGVVELTIALHRVFDSPYDRIVWDTGHQSYVHKLLTGRQDFSKLRSRGGLSGYPSRAESEHDLVENSHASTALSYADGLAKAAQLLGQHDRQTVAVIGDGALTGGLAWEALNNIAEARDRPLVIVVNDNERSYARTIGGLAHHLATLRTTQGYERFLALGKEALQRTPLVGQPIFDALHGAKKGFKDAFAPQGMFEDLGLKYLGPIDGHDLGAVEQALRQARGFGGPVIVHCLTVKGRGYGPAEQDEADRFHAVNPIDPYTCLPIAPSAGVSWTSVFGEEMLALGAERPDVVAITAAMLQPVGLAKFAKAHPERTFDVGIAEQHAVTSAAGLATGGLHPVVAVYATFLNRAFDQVLMDVALHRLGVTFVLDRSGVTGPDGASHNGMWDMSILQVVPGLRLAAPRDADQLRAQLREAVEVTDAPTVVRFPKGNIGPAVPAVERIGGVDVLLRTGELPEILLVTVGTMAGAGLDAARLLLAEGFTATVVDPRWVKPVDPALPALAAAHRLVVTVEDNGRTGGVGAAVAQALRDADVDVPVRVLGLPQEFLGHAARGEILEETGLTGTGVAAQTAAFAKNLLPTRGANQRHAG from the coding sequence ATGCCACTGCTCTCCGGCGTCACGTCCCCGGCCGACCTCAGAAAGATCCCGGCCGCCGACCTCCCACTCCTCGCCGACGAGATCCGCGCCTTCCTGATCGATGCCGTCACCCGGACCGGAGGCCACCTCGGCCCGAACCTCGGGGTCGTGGAGCTGACCATCGCGCTGCACCGGGTGTTCGACTCGCCCTACGACCGGATCGTCTGGGACACCGGCCATCAGAGCTACGTCCACAAACTGCTCACCGGGCGGCAGGACTTCTCGAAACTGCGTTCCAGGGGCGGCCTGTCCGGCTATCCCTCGCGCGCGGAGTCCGAGCACGACCTGGTCGAGAACTCGCACGCCTCCACCGCCCTCTCCTACGCCGACGGCCTCGCCAAGGCCGCCCAGCTGCTCGGCCAGCACGACCGGCAGACCGTCGCGGTGATCGGTGACGGCGCGCTCACCGGCGGGCTCGCCTGGGAGGCGCTCAACAACATCGCCGAGGCGCGGGACCGCCCGCTGGTGATCGTCGTCAACGACAACGAGCGCTCCTACGCCAGGACCATCGGCGGCCTCGCCCACCACCTCGCCACGCTGCGCACCACCCAGGGGTACGAGCGCTTCCTCGCCCTCGGCAAGGAAGCGCTGCAGCGCACCCCGCTGGTCGGGCAGCCGATCTTCGACGCGCTGCACGGCGCCAAGAAGGGGTTCAAGGACGCCTTCGCCCCGCAGGGCATGTTCGAGGACCTCGGGCTCAAGTACCTCGGCCCGATCGACGGCCACGACCTGGGCGCCGTCGAGCAGGCGCTGCGGCAGGCTCGTGGCTTCGGCGGCCCGGTCATCGTCCACTGCCTGACCGTGAAGGGCCGCGGCTACGGTCCGGCCGAGCAGGACGAGGCGGACCGCTTCCACGCCGTCAACCCGATCGACCCGTACACCTGCCTGCCCATCGCGCCCAGCGCCGGGGTCTCCTGGACGTCGGTGTTCGGCGAGGAGATGCTCGCGCTGGGCGCCGAGCGGCCGGACGTGGTCGCGATCACCGCCGCGATGCTCCAGCCGGTCGGGCTGGCCAAGTTCGCCAAGGCCCACCCGGAGCGGACCTTCGACGTGGGGATCGCCGAGCAGCACGCCGTGACCAGTGCGGCGGGGCTGGCCACCGGCGGGCTGCACCCGGTGGTCGCGGTCTACGCGACCTTCCTCAACCGGGCCTTCGACCAGGTCCTGATGGACGTCGCCCTGCACCGGCTGGGCGTGACCTTCGTCCTCGACCGCTCCGGGGTGACCGGGCCGGACGGCGCCTCGCACAACGGCATGTGGGACATGTCGATCCTCCAGGTCGTCCCCGGCCTGCGGCTGGCGGCCCCGCGCGACGCCGACCAGCTGCGGGCCCAGCTGCGCGAGGCGGTGGAGGTGACGGACGCGCCGACGGTGGTCCGCTTCCCCAAGGGGAACATCGGGCCGGCCGTCCCGGCCGTGGAGCGGATCGGCGGCGTCGACGTGCTGCTGCGGACCGGAGAGCTGCCGGAGATCCTGCTGGTCACGGTGGGCACCATGGCGGGCGCCGGGCTGGACGCGGCGCGCCTGCTGCTGGCCGAGGGGTTCACCGCGACGGTGGTCGACCCGCGCTGGGTCAAGCCGGTCGACCCGGCCCTGCCCGCGCTGGCCGCCGCGCACCGGCTGGTCGTCACGGTCGAGGACAACGGCCGGACCGGCGGCGTCGGCGCGGCGGTCGCCCAGGCGCTGCGGGACGCCGACGTGGACGTCCCGGTGCGGGTGCTCGGCCTGCCGCAGGAGTTCCTCGGCCACGCCGCCCGGGGCGAGATCCTGGAGGAGACCGGGCTGACCGGCACCGGGGTCGCCGCGCAGACCGCGGCCTTCGCCAAGAACCTGCTACCGACCCGAGGAGCGAACCAGCGCCATGCAGGCTGA
- a CDS encoding ABC transporter ATP-binding protein produces MPLKTLPLADPGDPDLSSPLAFLRWLQRSQRRGQVLATCWSLLEMGSRAALPLPVGLGVQAAVDGDAAGLRWAGAAVLALAIVAAFGAVMLHRQAVWNWIHAATQVRQLVSRQASHLGAGLSRRIATGEIVAVGSGDVEKIGWYVELVARLRGAVLVWLAVSAAVLVAEPVLGLAVLLGVPVLAASVWPLLGPFERRYSEQRALGGKATELAADTVAGLRVLRGIGGEELFLDRYRAASQKVRAAAVRSARVWSLMQAQQVLLPGLFVVGVTWYGARLAADGEIGIGTLVAVYGATAYLAAPLRILGEAAHAWSVARVSAGRAVRVLSLSRTTGTAEAVLTGPGRADLFDPVTGLTLRAGELTAVVCGDPDFAGALAGRLGGHVPLGEGERAQPSVRLGGTELDAVPLAEARAAVLVHDKEPVLLSGTLAELFDIPASGRVTPAEALAAARAEDVLDALVDGSPECAGDAMRAGITERGRSLSGGQRQRLALARALLADPPVLVLDEPTSAVDAHTESRIATGLRASREGRTTVVFATSPLLLDQADRVVLLQGGRAVAAGRHRELMRTEPAYRAVVTRDEEPVAVGEGV; encoded by the coding sequence ATGCCGCTCAAGACCCTGCCGCTGGCCGATCCCGGCGACCCGGATCTCTCCTCCCCCCTCGCCTTCCTGCGCTGGCTGCAGCGCAGCCAGCGGCGCGGGCAGGTGCTCGCCACCTGCTGGTCGCTGCTGGAGATGGGCAGCCGGGCGGCCCTGCCGCTCCCGGTGGGCCTCGGTGTCCAGGCCGCCGTGGACGGCGACGCCGCCGGCCTCCGGTGGGCCGGTGCCGCCGTGCTGGCCCTGGCCATCGTCGCCGCCTTCGGCGCCGTCATGCTGCACCGCCAGGCGGTGTGGAACTGGATCCACGCCGCCACCCAGGTCCGCCAACTGGTCTCCCGTCAGGCCTCCCACCTGGGCGCCGGGCTGTCCCGGCGGATCGCCACCGGTGAGATCGTCGCCGTCGGCAGCGGGGACGTCGAGAAGATCGGCTGGTACGTCGAGCTGGTCGCCCGGCTCCGCGGCGCGGTGCTGGTCTGGCTGGCGGTCAGCGCCGCAGTGCTGGTCGCCGAGCCCGTGCTCGGCCTCGCCGTGCTGCTCGGCGTCCCGGTGCTGGCCGCCTCCGTCTGGCCGCTGCTCGGCCCCTTCGAGCGGCGCTACTCAGAACAGCGCGCGCTCGGCGGCAAGGCGACGGAGCTGGCCGCCGACACCGTGGCCGGGCTCCGGGTGCTCCGCGGCATCGGCGGCGAGGAGCTGTTCCTCGACCGCTACCGGGCGGCCTCCCAGAAGGTCCGCGCGGCCGCCGTCCGCTCGGCCCGGGTCTGGTCGCTGATGCAGGCCCAGCAGGTCCTGCTGCCGGGCCTCTTCGTGGTCGGCGTCACCTGGTACGGGGCCCGGCTGGCCGCGGACGGGGAGATCGGCATCGGCACCCTCGTCGCGGTGTACGGCGCCACCGCCTACCTGGCCGCGCCGCTGCGCATCCTCGGCGAGGCCGCGCACGCCTGGAGCGTCGCCCGGGTCTCCGCGGGGCGGGCCGTCCGGGTGCTCTCGCTCAGCCGGACGACCGGCACCGCCGAGGCCGTGCTCACCGGGCCGGGCCGGGCCGACCTGTTCGACCCGGTGACCGGGCTGACGCTGCGGGCCGGTGAGCTGACCGCCGTCGTCTGCGGCGACCCGGACTTCGCCGGGGCGCTGGCCGGCCGGCTCGGCGGGCACGTCCCGCTGGGCGAGGGGGAGCGGGCGCAGCCCTCCGTCCGGCTCGGCGGCACCGAGCTGGACGCCGTGCCGCTGGCCGAGGCCCGGGCGGCGGTGCTGGTCCACGACAAGGAGCCGGTGCTGCTCTCCGGCACCCTGGCCGAGCTCTTCGACATCCCCGCCTCGGGCCGGGTCACCCCCGCCGAGGCGCTGGCCGCCGCCCGCGCCGAGGACGTCCTGGACGCGCTGGTGGACGGCTCGCCCGAGTGCGCGGGGGACGCCATGCGGGCCGGGATCACCGAGCGCGGCCGCTCGCTCTCCGGCGGCCAGCGCCAGCGGCTGGCGCTGGCCCGCGCCCTGCTGGCCGACCCGCCGGTGCTCGTCCTGGACGAGCCCACCAGCGCGGTCGACGCCCACACCGAGTCCCGAATCGCCACCGGGCTGCGTGCGAGCCGGGAGGGGCGCACCACGGTGGTGTTCGCCACCAGCCCGCTGCTGC
- a CDS encoding aldo/keto reductase yields the protein MSTIPSVTLNNGSQIPQLGFGVWQVPDAEATAAVRTAVESGYRSIDTAAIYENEAGTGRAIGEAIAGGGVARADLYVTTKLWNSGTRDWSGPQGRDAVLREFDASLAKLGLEYLDLYLIHWPRPMHGTFPNVWKAFEQLLADGRVKSIGVSNFGAEQLTRLLDEASVVPALNQVELHPYFPQDELRAFHARHGIATEAWSPLGQGKELLAEPVLAQIAEKHGRTVAQVVLRWHLQSGVVAIPKSVTPSRIKENLDVAGFELDAADLAAIAGLATGSRIGPDPQEFDWS from the coding sequence GTGAGCACCATCCCCAGCGTCACCCTCAACAACGGCTCGCAGATCCCGCAGCTGGGCTTCGGCGTGTGGCAGGTCCCGGACGCCGAGGCCACGGCCGCCGTCCGCACCGCCGTCGAGTCGGGCTACCGCTCGATCGACACCGCGGCGATCTACGAGAACGAGGCCGGCACCGGCCGGGCGATCGGCGAGGCGATCGCGGGCGGCGGCGTCGCCCGTGCGGACCTCTACGTCACCACCAAGCTCTGGAACTCGGGCACCCGCGACTGGTCCGGCCCGCAGGGCCGGGACGCGGTGCTGCGCGAGTTCGACGCCTCGCTGGCCAAGCTCGGCCTGGAGTACCTCGACCTCTACCTGATCCACTGGCCGCGCCCGATGCACGGCACCTTCCCGAACGTCTGGAAGGCCTTCGAGCAGCTCCTGGCCGACGGCCGGGTCAAGTCGATCGGCGTCTCGAACTTCGGGGCCGAGCAGCTCACCCGCCTGCTCGACGAGGCCTCGGTCGTGCCGGCCCTGAACCAGGTCGAGCTGCACCCGTACTTCCCGCAGGACGAGCTGCGCGCCTTCCACGCCCGGCACGGCATCGCCACCGAGGCCTGGAGCCCGCTGGGCCAGGGCAAGGAGCTGCTCGCCGAGCCGGTGCTGGCGCAGATCGCCGAGAAGCACGGCCGCACGGTCGCCCAGGTGGTGCTCCGCTGGCACCTGCAGAGCGGCGTCGTCGCGATCCCGAAGTCGGTCACCCCCTCCCGGATCAAGGAGAACCTGGACGTGGCCGGCTTCGAGCTGGACGCGGCCGACCTCGCCGCGATCGCCGGCCTCGCCACCGGCTCGCGGATCGGTCCGGACCCGCAGGAGTTCGACTGGAGCTGA
- the hpnH gene encoding adenosyl-hopene transferase HpnH produces the protein MAMPLRQTVRVGTYLMQQKLKRRDKFPLIVELEPLFACNLACEGCGKIQHPAGVLKQRMPVAQAVGAVLESGAPMVSIAGGEPLMHPQIDEIVRQLVARRKYVFLCTNALLLRKKLDKFTPSPYFTFTVHIDGLRERHDASVAKEGTFDEAVEAIKEAKRRGFRVTTNSTFFNTDTPQTIIDVLDYLNDDLKVDEMMISPAFAYEKAPDQEHFLGVEQTRELFRKTFSGGNRRRWRLNHSPLFLDFLEGKVDFECTAWGIPNYSLFGWQRPCYLMADGYVPTYRELIEKTDWSKYGRGKDARCANCMAHCGYEPTAVLATMGSLKESLRALTETVGANRGH, from the coding sequence ATGGCCATGCCGTTGCGCCAAACCGTGCGGGTCGGCACCTACCTCATGCAGCAGAAGCTCAAGCGGCGGGACAAGTTCCCACTGATCGTCGAGCTGGAGCCGCTCTTCGCCTGCAACCTCGCCTGTGAGGGGTGCGGCAAGATCCAGCACCCGGCGGGTGTGCTGAAGCAGCGGATGCCGGTCGCCCAGGCGGTCGGCGCGGTGCTGGAGTCGGGCGCCCCGATGGTCTCGATCGCCGGCGGCGAGCCGCTGATGCACCCGCAGATCGACGAGATCGTCCGCCAGCTGGTGGCGCGCCGCAAGTACGTCTTCCTCTGCACCAACGCGCTGCTGCTGCGCAAGAAGCTGGACAAGTTCACCCCCTCGCCGTACTTCACCTTCACCGTGCACATCGACGGGCTGCGCGAGCGGCACGACGCCTCGGTGGCCAAGGAGGGGACCTTCGACGAGGCGGTGGAGGCGATCAAGGAGGCCAAGCGGCGCGGCTTCCGGGTCACCACCAACAGCACCTTCTTCAACACCGACACCCCGCAGACCATCATCGACGTACTGGACTACCTCAACGACGACCTCAAGGTCGACGAGATGATGATCTCCCCGGCGTTCGCCTACGAGAAGGCGCCCGACCAGGAGCACTTCCTCGGCGTGGAGCAGACCAGGGAGCTCTTCCGCAAGACCTTCTCCGGCGGCAACCGGCGCCGCTGGCGGCTCAACCACAGCCCGCTCTTCCTGGACTTCCTGGAGGGCAAGGTCGACTTCGAGTGCACCGCCTGGGGCATCCCCAACTACTCGCTCTTCGGCTGGCAACGCCCCTGCTACCTGATGGCCGACGGGTACGTGCCCACCTACCGCGAACTGATCGAGAAGACCGACTGGTCGAAGTACGGCCGCGGCAAGGACGCGCGCTGCGCCAACTGCATGGCGCACTGCGGCTACGAGCCGACCGCCGTCCTCGCCACCATGGGCTCGCTCAAGGAGTCGCTGCGCGCGCTCACGGAGACCGTCGGCGCCAACCGCGGTCACTGA
- a CDS encoding phosphatase PAP2 family protein: MRAPSELQENPTTRGKRSRRTSGEPGWPPLGRRRAGLLALTSLGYLMVVAGVLLDTPLVDLDWAVRLARPYERWPGPQPLLDNWVVAGQRGPSAVAAFAWLGWRALRLRRLRPLLVMGAALLLLNVTVGAVKIVTGRLGPHYAHYVGSPELFSGGTVFPSGHTANAVVTWGVLAYLAVRWRRGGAVLAGATATSVGLTTIYLGTHWVTDVLAGWAAGLLVLLSLPLLEPLVTALEQRTARRRGPALTPPSCVPRPRRAPRG; this comes from the coding sequence GTGCGAGCGCCGAGTGAATTGCAGGAGAACCCGACCACCCGCGGCAAGCGCTCCCGCCGCACCTCCGGAGAACCCGGCTGGCCCCCGCTCGGCCGACGCCGCGCGGGGCTGCTGGCCCTCACCTCGCTCGGCTACCTGATGGTGGTGGCGGGCGTCCTCCTCGACACCCCGCTGGTCGACCTCGACTGGGCGGTGCGCCTCGCCCGCCCCTACGAACGGTGGCCCGGGCCGCAGCCGCTGCTCGACAACTGGGTGGTGGCCGGGCAGCGCGGCCCGTCCGCCGTCGCGGCCTTCGCCTGGCTCGGCTGGCGCGCCCTCCGGCTGCGGCGCCTGCGCCCGCTGCTGGTGATGGGGGCGGCCCTGCTGCTGCTCAACGTCACGGTGGGCGCGGTGAAGATCGTCACCGGCCGGCTGGGCCCGCACTACGCGCACTACGTCGGCTCGCCCGAACTCTTCTCCGGCGGCACCGTATTCCCCTCCGGACACACCGCCAACGCGGTGGTCACCTGGGGCGTCCTGGCCTACCTGGCGGTCCGGTGGCGGCGCGGCGGCGCGGTGCTCGCCGGCGCCACCGCCACCTCGGTCGGGCTCACCACGATCTACCTGGGCACCCACTGGGTCACCGACGTCCTGGCCGGCTGGGCCGCGGGCCTGCTGGTGCTGCTCTCGCTGCCCCTGCTGGAGCCCCTGGTGACCGCCCTCGAACAGCGGACCGCCCGGCGCCGGGGGCCGGCGCTCACCCCTCCCAGCTGCGTTCCACGACCCCGTCGCGCACCGCGAGGTTGA
- a CDS encoding aspartate aminotransferase family protein encodes MQADPGNEPRFDLAALLAERGGERYELHSRHLNPQLPRMLHTIGFDKYYERAEGPYFYDAEGNEYLDMLAGFGIFALGRHHPVVRGAVQQVMDLDLPDLVRFDCSPLPGLLAERLLSYTPGLDRVFFGNSGTEAVETALKFARYATGRRRVLYADHAFHGLTTGSLSVNGESGFRKGFDPLLPDTAIPLGDLGALAKELKKGDVAALIVEPIQGKGVLAPPPGWLRAAQELLHEHKALLICDEVQTGIGRTGEFFAYQHEEGVLPDLVCAAKALSGGYVPVGATLGKGWIFEKVYSSMDRVLVHSASFGSNAQAMAAGLATLEVMRDEKVVENARAVGDRFRERLAALVDRYELMAEVRGRGLMIGIEFGRPKSLKLRTGWTALQAARKGLFAQMVVVPLLQRHRILTQVSGDHLEVIKLIPPLIITDRDVDRFIDAFTDVMDDAHRGSGLMWDFGRTLVKQAVGNR; translated from the coding sequence ATGCAGGCTGACCCCGGCAACGAACCCCGCTTCGACCTCGCCGCCCTGCTCGCCGAGCGCGGGGGCGAACGGTACGAGCTGCACAGCCGCCACCTGAATCCGCAGCTGCCGCGGATGCTGCACACCATCGGCTTCGACAAGTACTATGAGCGCGCCGAGGGCCCGTACTTCTACGACGCCGAGGGCAACGAGTACCTCGACATGCTCGCCGGGTTCGGCATCTTCGCGCTCGGCCGGCACCACCCGGTGGTGCGCGGCGCCGTCCAGCAGGTGATGGACCTCGACCTGCCGGACCTGGTCCGGTTCGACTGCTCGCCGCTGCCCGGCCTGCTCGCGGAGCGGCTGCTCTCGTACACGCCGGGGCTGGACCGGGTCTTCTTCGGCAACAGCGGCACCGAGGCGGTCGAGACGGCGCTGAAGTTCGCCCGCTACGCCACCGGGCGCCGGCGCGTGCTCTACGCCGACCACGCCTTCCACGGGCTGACCACCGGTTCGCTCTCGGTCAACGGCGAGAGCGGGTTCCGCAAGGGCTTCGATCCGCTGCTGCCGGACACCGCGATCCCGCTCGGCGACCTCGGGGCACTGGCCAAGGAACTGAAGAAGGGCGACGTCGCGGCCCTGATCGTGGAGCCGATCCAGGGCAAGGGCGTGCTGGCCCCGCCACCCGGCTGGCTGCGGGCGGCACAGGAACTCCTGCACGAGCACAAGGCGCTGCTGATCTGCGACGAGGTGCAGACCGGCATCGGCCGGACCGGGGAGTTCTTCGCCTACCAGCACGAGGAGGGCGTGCTGCCCGACCTGGTCTGCGCGGCCAAGGCGCTCTCCGGCGGCTACGTCCCGGTCGGGGCGACGCTCGGCAAGGGCTGGATCTTCGAGAAGGTCTACTCCTCGATGGACCGGGTGCTGGTGCACTCGGCCAGCTTCGGCTCCAACGCGCAGGCGATGGCGGCGGGCCTGGCGACCCTGGAGGTGATGCGGGACGAGAAGGTGGTGGAGAACGCCCGCGCCGTCGGGGACAGGTTCCGGGAGCGGCTGGCGGCGCTGGTCGACCGGTACGAGCTGATGGCCGAGGTCCGCGGCCGGGGCCTGATGATCGGCATCGAGTTCGGCCGGCCGAAGTCGCTGAAGCTGCGGACCGGGTGGACGGCGCTGCAGGCGGCCCGCAAGGGCCTGTTCGCCCAGATGGTGGTCGTCCCGCTGCTGCAGCGGCACCGGATCCTCACCCAGGTCTCCGGCGACCACCTGGAGGTGATCAAGCTGATCCCGCCGCTGATCATCACCGACCGGGACGTGGACCGGTTCATCGACGCCTTCACCGACGTGATGGACGACGCGCACCGCGGGAGCGGCCTGATGTGGGACTTCGGGCGGACGCTGGTGAAGCAGGCGGTCGGCAACCGCTGA
- a CDS encoding I78 family peptidase inhibitor yields the protein MPEADAEGYAGLRVERARELAHRDGWTSVRVLQPGAMMTMDHREGRLNLAVRDGVVERSWEG from the coding sequence ATGCCGGAAGCGGACGCGGAGGGCTACGCGGGCCTGCGGGTCGAGCGGGCGCGGGAGCTGGCCCACCGGGACGGCTGGACCTCGGTGCGGGTCCTCCAGCCGGGGGCGATGATGACCATGGACCACCGCGAGGGGCGGCTCAACCTCGCGGTGCGCGACGGGGTCGTGGAACGCAGCTGGGAGGGGTGA